In the Purpureocillium takamizusanense chromosome 5, complete sequence genome, one interval contains:
- a CDS encoding Peptidylprolyl isomerase (COG:A~EggNog:ENOG503P2R2), translating to MADAARWKATIFVGGLAPTVTQSQVLDAFIPFGEIVETQLPKPDSRNSTDTHRGFAYVEFEDADDAKEAIDNMDQSEFFGRILKVSQAKAPKSAEEGLGSKKAIWEQEGWLAEHAGTHENGTTNGHDQAVDDAPDPMQGLEGLDVAGPKPA from the exons ATGGCTGACGCCGCTCGCTGGAAAGCGACTATCTTCGTCGGCGGACTCGCGCCTACAGTCACACAGAGCCAGGTTTTGGACGCCTTTATCCCGTTCGGCGAGATTGTTGAGACTCAACTTCCCAAACCCGATTCGCGGAACTCGACAGATACCCACAGAGGGTTCGCGTACGTTGAATTTgaggatgccgacgacgccaaggaAGCCATCGATAATATGGACCAGTCCGAGTTCTTTGGCCGCATTCTCAAGGTTTCACAGGCAAAGGCGCCCAAGAGTGCAGAAGAGGGCCTAGGCAGCAAGAAAGCTATCTGGGAGCAG GAAGGCTGGTTGGCCGAGCACGCTGGGACGCATGAGAACGGCACGACGAACGGCCATGACCaggccgtggacgacgcgccaGATCCCATGCAGGGGCTGGAGGGACTGGATGTTGCCGGACCAAAGCCTGCTTGA
- a CDS encoding uncharacterized protein (COG:S~EggNog:ENOG503NXK5), producing MAPNKLNVLISTFEGLGLPSTLVVPVPATTTISQLRDEINERLPVTDTRLILTTLSNRQLPERSEAPLSTYLSTSDDEFLSLRLTVPLCGGKGGFGSQLRAAGGRMSSRKKKSQDDHGSSRNLDGRRLRTVNEAKALAEYLAIKPEMEKKEKDRRRERWEQIVQASEQKEAEIKAGGKGRLDGKWVEDKEEASERTRDAVIAAMKAGNYKDNLVSTSHGSVSTQSNNASGSDEGEKSSSEESTPSEPEKTEKDKPRTFFGFDDDDEFMSSDDDEGGSKKD from the coding sequence ATGGCTCCTAACAAACTCAACGTTCTCATTTCAACTTTTGAGGGACTTGGCCTACCGTCTACGCTGGTAGTGCCGGTCCCGGCGACCACGACCATCTCACAGCTCCGGGACGAGATCAACGAAAGACTGCCCGTCACAGACACCAGGCTCATCCTGACGACGCTGTCAAACAGACAACTGCCGGAGCGGTCCGAGGCCCCGCTGTCAACATATCTCTCCACCAGCGATGACGAGTTCCTTTCCCTCCGCCTGACTGTCCCTCTGTGCGGTGGCAAGGGCGGTTTCGGATcccagctgcgcgccgccggaggccgcatgtcgtcgcggaagaagaagagccagGACGACCACGGATCAAGCCGGAACCTcgatgggcgccgcctcaggaccgtcaacgaggccaaggccctcgccgaATATCTCGCCATCAAGCCGGAGATGGaaaagaaggagaaggacaggcggcgggagcggtgGGAACAAATCGTTCAAGCATCTGAGCAGAAGGAGGCCGAAATTAAGGCCGGCGGAAAGGGGCGTTTGGACGGGAAATGGGTCGAGGACAAGGAAGAAGCCAGCGAAAGGACGCGCGACGCTGTGATTGCTGCCATGAAGGCCGGCAATTACAAGGACAACCTGGTCAGCACATCCCACGGGTCTGTGTCTACGCAGAGCAACAATGCTTCTGGCTCTGACGAAGGAGAGAAATCGAGCTCCGAGGAATCTACCCCGTCTGAGCCTGAAAAGACGGAAAAGGACAAGCCTCGCACCTTCTTTGGCttcgacgatgacgatgagtTCATGAGCtcggacgatgatgagggtgGCTCTAAAAAGGACTGA
- a CDS encoding D-arabinitol dehydrogenase (NADP(+)) (EggNog:ENOG503NU8H~COG:Q), translating into MASLPKEMKALRYEKPEDFSIVTVPLPKLRDNDVLVQVKACGVCGTDLHIHEGEFIAKFPLIPGHETVGVIAAIGKDVKGFEIGDRVAADNSELCNECFYCRRGQLLLCENFNAHGVTMDGGFAEYCAYPAAKVFKIHNLNWVDATLLEPASCACHGLEKIRPKLGSHVLMFGAGPTGLMLAQLLRQNGGCQVTIAAPQGLKMELAKSLDAADTYIELSRENPSAQFDKLKADNPYGFDIVVEATGSVKILEDSINYVRRGGTLVVYGVYANKDRVSWPPSKIFGDEITIIGSFSETYMFPATIDYLDSGKVKTKGIVNKTFKLEQFGEALQSIKDKTAIKAAIVFD; encoded by the exons ATGGCGTCCCTTCCCAAGGAGATGAAGGCTCTCAG GTATGAGAAGCCCGAGGACTTTTCCATTGTCACGGTCCCTCTACCGAAGCTGCGGGACAACGATGTCTTGGTCCAAGTCAAGGCCTGTGGTGTTTGCGGCACAG ATCTA CACATCCACGAGGGTGAATTCATCGCCAAGTTTCCCCTGATTCCGGGACACGAGACTGTTGGCGTGATCGCTGCCATTGGCAAA GATGTCAAAGGCTTCGAGATTGGCGATCGTGTTGCCGCTGATAACAGCGAGCTCTGCAACGAGTGCTTCTACTGCCGACGTGGCCAATTGCTGCTGTGTGAAAAC TTCAATGCCCACGGCGTCACCATGGACGGCGGCTTCGCCGAATACTGTGCCTATCCCGCCGCAAAGGTCTTCAAAATCCATAACCTGAATTGGGTCGACGCCACCCTCCTCGAACCCGCCTCCTGTGCGTGCCACGGTCTGGAGAAGATCCGGCCCAAGTTGGGATCTCACGTCCTCATGTTCGGCGCTGGTCCTACTGGTCTC ATGCTTGCTCAGCTGTTGCGTCAGAACGGAGGCTGCCAGGTCACAATTGCGGCCCCTCAGGGTCTCAAGAtggagctggccaagagcCTCGATGCAGCTGACACCTATATAGAGCTGTCCCGCGAGAATCCTAGCGCACAGTTTGACAAGCTGAAGGCCGATAACCCATATGGCTTCGACATTG TCGTTGAGGCCACGGGTTCCGTCAAGATTCTGGAGGACTCTATCAACTATgttcgccgcggcggcacgctCGTAGTCTATGG TGTCTATGCCAACAAGGACAGAGTttcgtggccgccgtcaaAGATCTTTGGTGACGAAATTACCATCATCGGTTCCTTCTCCGAGACTTACATGTTCC CTGCCACGATTGACTACCTTGACTCGGGCAAGGTCAAGACCAAGGGCATCGTTAACAAGACGTTCAAGCTTGAGCAGTTTGGGGAGGCCCTGCAAAgcatcaaggacaagacTGCCATCAAGGCCGCGATTGTGTTCGACTAG
- the SEC31 gene encoding protein transport protein S31 (EggNog:ENOG503NW7P~COG:U~BUSCO:EOG09260A98), with amino-acid sequence MVRLREVPRTATFAWSPGAGKPLLVTGTRAGAVDADFSDESKLELWDLSLDDQGQGLELQPVASITTDAKFYDIAWGPADSDHPKGIIAGALENGSLDLWDAAKLEAGASDALISQTSKHTGPIKALQFNPLKPQILATAGAKGELFIYDVNDISNPFRLGNPAARADDIECLAWNRKVSHILATGGQSGFVTVWDLKTKKASLTLNNSRRPVSAIAWDPNNSTKLLTATPDDTTPVILLWDLRNSNAPEKTLQGHEQGVLSLSWCSQDSDILLSSGKDNRTLVWNPQTGERLGELPEMTNWIFQAQFNPHNPNLSASASFDGKITIQTLQNTNPDTAKTQADKSLDGEDFFRAAQTQPQGASFTLNKAPKWLERPIGASFGFGGKVVIFKALPSQPGQKRSSKVTISQFSIDSAVSAATEKFQEALATGDLTAICEDRLQEAKTEEEKADWKVMETLVGDNPRGKIIEYLGFKEDELATNGTTKEAPANGENEAEAKSVEAPVKEKSDFWAGDDGDGDGDDFLSGVAATKGAKTDNPFHLFSDSDTSVEKSITRALMLGNFAKASDICLAEERIADAFLIANCGGQELVDKVQAAYLAKKSGMPSYMRLLGSVIGKNLWDIVYNANLENWKETMAILCTFSDPQEFPDLCEALGDRIGEAGQRKDASFCYLVGSKLEKVVDIWVTELEEEEQAGMKQTSDDSTFSVHARSLQNFIEKVTVFRQVTKFQDTEQSKDSDWKLATLYDKYTEYADILAGHGQLEVAQKYLDLLPTKYAAAEIARSRVQMATKKPAAQPAIGRQSATSNVATSRMQPTYGYQAPQAGLGPSIPQPSPFVGLSQTHSPAPQPQQQQYMAPQNPYQPQGGYQPQYQTGYPNMGHQPPPMGGPPPRNSTPSQPPPSQSKKMDVWNDVPVVTKAVPRRPTPSSAPITSPFPGQQSPSGPPSAPPSSTPYGQRPSPPPPPPKGPAPPRVQSPLAGPPQSFQAPPPRPSSSAANQYAPPPPAAGAPTPHMPQTVPRTASPYNAPPSGAPPSNRYAPAPSMQPQQPSQPPMGTMPPPPGPASRPPPANPYGPPPTQATPQGQYAPSPYAAPQSQPSAPPQGPPPTGPPPMGSGATPTPPPPKAAAPPTKAKHPPGDRSHIPANAQGLVDILSQDMQRVASKAPATFAPQVKDTQKRLNLLFDHLNNEELVQAATIDQLSQLAQAIQSKDYATAQKIQLDIQRDKTEECGNWMVGVKRLISMSKATP; translated from the exons ATGGTGCGCCTTCGCGAAGTGCCCCGAACGGCCACCTTTGCCTGGTCGCCGGGCGCAGGCAAACCTCTACTGGTCACGGGCACGCGTGCCGGTGCTGTAGATGCCGATTTCTCTGACGAGAGCAAGCTCGAGCTCTGGGACCTGTCCCTGGACGACCAGGGCCAAGGCCTGGAGCTTCAGCCAGTGGCGAGCATCACCACTGACGCCAA GTTCTACGACATTGCCTGGGGACCTGCCGACTCCGACCACCCCAAGGGCATCATtgccggcgcgctcgagaATGGTTCCCTTGACCTCTGGGATGCCGCGAAGCTGGAAGCTGGAGCCTCCGACGCCCTGATTTCCCAGACATCCAAGCACACGGGGCCAATCAAGGCACTGCAGTTCAACCCTCTGAAGCCACAAATTCTTGCCACCGCGGGTGCCAAAGGCGAGCTGTTCATCTACGATGTGAACGACATTTCGAACCCGTTCCGTCTCGGCAACccagcagctcgcgcagACGATATCGAATGCCTGGCTTGGAACCGAAAAGTCTCCCACATTCTGGCAACTGGAGGACAAAGCGGCTTTGTGACTGTGTGGGATttgaagacgaagaaggcaTCCCTCACGCTCAACAACAGTCGGAGACCTGTGAGCGCCATTGCTTGGGACCCGAACAACTCCACTAAGCTTTTGACGGCAACCCCTGACGACACCACCCCGGTCATCTTGCTGTGGGATTTGCGCAACTCCAATGCGCCGGAGAAGACCCTTCAGGGGCACGAGCAGGGAGTCCTCTCGCTGTCTTGGTGCTCCCAGGATAGTGACATCCTGCTCTCGTCCGGCAAGGACAACCGCACACTTGTCTGGAATCCGCAAACGGGGGAACGTCTCGGGGAGCTCCCTGAAATGACCAACTGGATCTTCCAAGCTCAGTTTAATCCGCACAACCCCAACCTGTCCGCCTCTGCCAGCTTTGATGGCAAAATCACCATCCAGACGCTGCAAAACACCAACCCAGACACCGCCAAGACCCAGGCGGATAAAAGCTTGGACGGAGAGGACTTCTTTAGAGCAGCGCAGACTCAGCCCCAAGGCGCGTCTTTCACTTTGAACAAGGCACCGAAATGGCTTGAGCGACCAATCGGCGCCTCCTTTGGCTTTGGTGGTAAGGTTGTCATCTTCAAGGCCCTGCCTTCGCAACCAGGGCAGAAGCGCAGCTCCAAGGTCACAATCTCGCAGTTTTCTATCGACTCTGCGGTGTCAGCTGCCACTGAGAAGTTCCAAGAGGCTCTTGCAACTGGCGACCTGACGGCAATCTGCGAGGATCGGTTGCAAGAAGCTAAGACGGAAGAAGAGAAGGCAGACTGGAAGGTCATGGAGACGCTTGTTGGTGACAACCCTCGCGGCAAGATCATCGAGTACCTTGGCTTTAAGGAGGATGAGCTTGCCACCAACGGCACAACCAAGGAGGCGCCTGCGAATGGCGAGAATGAGGCTGAGGCTAAATCTGTGGAAGCCCCCGTGAAGGAAAAATCTGACTTCTGggccggtgatgatggcgatggcgatggcgatgactTCCTCTCCGGGGTGGCCGCGACGAAGGGAGCCAAGACCGACAATCCGTTCCACCTTTTCAGCGACAGCGATACCTCTGTCGAGAAGTCCATTACCAGGGCCCTGATGCTGGGCAACTTCGCCAAGGCCAGCGACATTTGCCTTGCCGAGGAGCGTATCGCCGACGCCTTCTTGATCGCCAACTGCGGCGGCCAGGAACTGGTGGACAAGGTTCAGGCTGCGTACCTCGCCAAGAAGAGCGGCATGCCCAGCTACATGCGTCTCCTTGGCTCTGTCATCGGCAAGAACCTCTGGGACATCGTGTACAACGCGAACCTGGAGAACTGGAAGGAGACCATGGCGATTCTTTGCACCTTTTCTGACCCACAAGAGTTCCCAGACCTTTGCGAAGCTCTCGGCGACCGCatcggcgaggccggccagaGGAAGGATGCCTCATTCTGCTACCTTGTCGGGTCCAAGTTGGAGAAGGTCGTCGACATCTGGGTGACTGAactggaggaagaggagcaagCTGGTATGAAGCAGACCTCAGACGACTCTACTTTCTCCGTGCACGCCAGATCGCTCCAGAACTTTATCGAGAAGGTCACCGTCTTCCGGCAGGTGACGAAGTTCCAAGACACTGAGCAGAGCAAGGACTCCGACTGGAAGCTGGCGACACTGTATGACAAGTATACAGAGTACGCCGATATCCTTGCCGGACACGGTCAGCTGGAAGTCGCTCAGAAATACCTGGACCTGCTTCCCACCAAGTacgccgcggccgagatTGCCAGGAGCCGGGTACAGATGGCAACAAAGAAGCCTGCTGCCCAGCCCGCCATTGGACGACAGTCAGCGACGTCCAACGTCGCAACGTCGAGAATGCAGCCGACCTATGGCTACCAGGCGCCGCAGGCTGGTCTTGGACCTAGCATTCCCCAGCCGAGCCCCTTTGTCGGCCTGAGCCAAACCcacagcccggcgccgcaaccgcagcagcaacagtaCATGGCACCTCAGAATCCGTATCAACCCCAGGGTGGCTACCAGCCTCAATATCAGACCGGATATCCCAACATGGGCCATCAGCCTCCCCCGATGGGCGGGCCTCCTCCGAGAAACTCCACGCCGTCCCAGCCCCCTCCTTCTCAATCCAAGAAGATGGATGTCTGGAACGACGTCCCTGTGGTGACAAAGGCCGTTCCGCGCAGgccgacgcccagctcggctCCCATCACTTCGCCATTCCCCGGGCAGCAAAGCCCATCGGGCCCCCCATCAGCTCCCCCATCATCCACTCCCTATGGACAACGaccaagcccgccgccgccaccccctAAGggtccggcgccgccccgggtGCAGTCTCCATTGGCCGGTCCTCCCCAGTCTTTCcaggccccgccgccgcggccgtcctcCAGCGCGGCCAACCAGtacgcgccgcctccgccagcggcaggcgcTCCGACGCCGCATATGCCGCAGACGGTGCCTCGAACGGCCTCGCCGTACAATGCCCCTCCGTCGGGTGCACCGCCCTCCAACAGATACGCACCAGCCCCATCGATGCAACCGCAACAACCTAGTCAACCCCCGATGGGAACGATGCCACCGCCTCCAGGtcccgccagccgcccgccccccgcgaACCCGTATGGACCTCCGCCAACGCAGGCCACCCCCCAGGGACAGTATGCGCCATCCCCGTACGCGGCGCCCCAAAGCcagccctcggcgcctccCCAAGGACCGCCACCGACCGGGCCACCACCAATGGGCAGCGGGGCAACCCCtactccgccgccgcccaaggctGCCGCACCGCCTACAAAGGCTAAGCACCCGCCCGGTGATCGCTCGCACATCCCTGCGAACGCTCAGGGGCTTGTCGATATACTTAGCCAGGACATGCAGCGGGTTGCATCCAAGGCTCCCGCCACATTTGCACCGCAAGTGAAGGACACGCAGAAGCGGCTGAATCTGCTGTTCGATCACTTGAACAACGAGGAGCTTGTCCAAGCGGCGACCATTGATCAACTTTCTCAGCTTGCGCAGGCTATCCAGTCAAAGGACTACGCGACGGCTCAGAAGATCCAGCTGGACATTCAGCGCGACAAGACGGAGGAGTGCGGAAACTGGATG GTGGGCGTGAAGCGACTGATCAGCATGAGCAAGGCAACGCCTTGA
- a CDS encoding uncharacterized protein (COG:S~TransMembrane:3 (o211-234i291-311o350-371i)~EggNog:ENOG503P3S3), whose product MADSAAATSNDADAAAARASEQARLRKERREAKIKAGGSARLNKITGIGGRVVGDTEQASPVVTPPVAADASSPKSRSVSGTQAPPPPPPPPHHAAADPEEVDISEHFYEPQTRTPSRRNVSGAEPSISDAQLRQMMLGFDRPGQSASPSPSPGPGPDGPALPPGMEDDPLMKMMTQMMGGAGGAGSSPFAGMPGMPGAQQQQQQAARPDAYAAFFRILHALLALGLGLYVTLLTPFSGTRLERERASLAHDVAVAHAHGYDPASAGAAAGAPSPSFDYDGQYAANEQRKLMFFWIFATGEAVLLTTRFFLDKARGPQRGQPTGMLWTVAGFVPEPFRGYLLVALRYGQIFTTVRADILACMFVLGVCSWWKS is encoded by the exons atggcggacagcgctgcggccacgtcgaacgacgccgacgccgccgccgcgcgggccTCGGAGCAGGCCCGTCTGCGCAAGGAGCGGCGCGaggccaagatcaaggccggcggctcggcaCGCCTGAACAAAATCACCGGCATAGGCGGCCGTGTAGTCGGTG ATACAGAACAGGCTtcgcccgtcgtcacgcCCCCGGTGGCAGCCgatgcatcgtcgcccaagTCACGCTCCGTGTCTGGCAcgcaggcaccaccaccaccaccaccaccaccacaccacgccgccgccgaccccgagGAGGTGGACATCTCGGAGCACTTTTACGAACCGCAAACGAGGACGCCGTCTCGGCGCAACGTCTCGGGCGCCGAGCCGTCCATCTCGGACGCCCAGCTGCGGCAGATGATGCTCGGCTTCGACCGCCCCGGGCagagcgcatcgccgagcccgagccccggccccggACCCGACGGGCCGGCCCTGCCGCCCGGCATGGAGGACGACCCGCtcatgaagatgatgacccagatgatgggcggtgcgggcggcgccggctcctcTCCCTTCGCCGGTATGCCCGGCATGCCCGGcgcgcaacagcagcagcagcaggccgcccgccccgacgccTATGCCGCCTTCTTCCGCATCCTGcacgcgctgctggccctgggcctgggcctgTACGTGACGCTCCTGACGCCCTTTTCCGGCACGCGGCTGGAGCGGGAGCGCGCCTCCCTCGCGCACGACGTTGCcgtcgcgcacgcgcacggcTACGACCCTgcgtccgccggcgccgccgccggcgcgccgtcaccatcgtTCGACTACGACGGCCAATACGCCGCCAACGAGCAGCGCAAGCTCATGTTCTTCTGGATCTTCgccacgggcgaggcggtgctGCTCACGacgcgcttcttcctcgacaaGGCCCGCGGCCCGCAGCGGGGGCAGCCCACCGGCATGCTCTGGACCGTGGCCGGGTTCGTGCCCGAGCCGTTCAGGGGGTACctgctggtggcgctgcGGTACGGGCAGATCTTTACGACGGTGAGGGCCGACATCCTGGCGTGCATGTTTGTGCTGGGCGTGTGCTCCTGGTGGAAGTCGTGA
- a CDS encoding uncharacterized protein (TransMembrane:1 (o52-71i)~EggNog:ENOG503P7MU), whose amino-acid sequence MRSTAALRTFQPTARMMFRPSTRMMRPIPKEDQAGHTVSQRLRKLKQIPAELIPLAVVVGFAVCAAGYSSVRKFFVDKNLRLSRQGPSGRAEH is encoded by the exons ATGCGCTCTACCGCCGCTCTCAGGACGTTCCAGCCGACGGCTCGGATGATGTTCCGGCCGTCGACTCGGATGATGCGCCCCATTCCC AAGGAAGACCAGGCTG GCCACACCGTCTCCCAGCGACTCCGCAAGCTCAAGCAAATCCCCGCTGAGCTGATTCCCCTCG ccgtcgtcgtcgggttCGCTGTTTGTGCTGCCGGCTACTCGAGCGTCCGGAAATTCTTCGTCGACAAGAACCTGCGGCTGTCCCGGCAGGGACCCTCTGGCCGAGCTGAGCACTAG
- the COX12 gene encoding Cytochrome c oxidase subunit 6B (EggNog:ENOG503P5BS~COG:C~BUSCO:EOG09265JVH) encodes MADDDGQELVQKPFKFVTAGKLTRDHPTSASTDARFPNQNQTKHCWQNYVDYHKCINAKGEDFAPCRQFWLAYRSLCPSGWYQRWDEQREAGNFPVRLDA; translated from the exons AtggcagacgacgatggccagGAGCTTGTCCAGAAGCCCTTCAAGTTCGTGACTG CCGGTAAGCTCACCCGCGACCacccgacgagcgcga GCACGGACGCCCGCTTCCCCAACCAGAACCAGACCAAGCATTGCTGGCAGAACTACGTCGACTATCACAAATGCATCAACGCCAAGGGGGAGGACTTTGCCCCTTGCCGCCAG TTCTGGCTCGCGTACCGATCACTGTGCCCCTCTGGCTGGTACCAGCGCTGGGACGAGCAGCGCG AGGCTGGAAACTTCCCCGTTCGGCTGGATGCTTAG
- a CDS encoding uncharacterized protein (EggNog:ENOG503Q13N~TransMembrane:5 (o49-69i243-263o352-370i382-405o425-445i)) — protein MQQQASPSPPPTRLRRHAARGTRPGSTTTTKKPFPLQLQSLPPVLRPLVRAYILGFASSVLPRLLTVILQHLSRARAKNENCLPAEKDHRSFVDSVLHVLRIGLEPQRFPTFCAVLVGGATVLQEPLKRIVARCAAGLGETARLRTARWLASFFAAWLSLKLLQSKQQAPRKNSSAPFRPPKPTDDDAVAPHQGKLAGRTLDLTLFAATQAVDVIVGELWSRHRARRTAARTWTKAEQFLSQMIDPLSFVASCGLIMWAWFYAPDSLPRGYNKWITSAAHVDLRLIEALRRFKTKELRYREETGQTSLLGSMCEHYGLPYEWGDPTKFVPFPCDIVHMGRGPSCEYHAWRRFWLSWRWSMYTYLPLALALQLRKPTRSSPWLALKSACRSSAFLATYITLFYYGVCLGRTRVGPRLVGTDTACRNRIDGGICVGVGCFLCGWSVLIETASRRKDMALFVAPRAMATLLPRRYPLERQWRETLAFAVSTAVVFTCAAENPKRVRGMMGGILGLTLGQ, from the exons atgcagcagcaggcatcgccctcaccaccaccaacacggctgcgccgccatgcgGCTCGTGGAACGCGCCCCGggagcaccaccactaccaaGAAGCCTTTCCCACTGCAGCTCCAGTCGCTTCCGCCGGTCCTGCGGCCCCTGGTTCGCGCCTACATCCTGGGCTTCGCATCGTCGGTGCTGCCACGACTCCTGACCGTCATCCTCCAGCACCTCTCCCGTGCGAGGGCCAAGAATGAAAACTGCCTCCCCGCCGAAAAGGACCACCGAAGCTTTGTCGACTCGGTCCTTCACGTCCTTCGCATCGGCCTGGAACCGCAGCGCTTCCCCACGTTCTGCGCCGtcctggtcggcggcgctACCGTCTTACAG GAGCCCCTGAAGAGAATCGTCGCTCGATGCGCTGCAGGTCTTGGCGAGACCGCCCGTTTAAG AACTGCGAGATGGCTTGCTTCGTTCTTCGCCGCGTGGCTCAGCCTCAAGCTTCTTCAGTCGAAGCAGCAGGCGCCTCGGAAGAACTCGTCGGCGCCTTTCCGGCCGCCCAAGCCgactgatgatgatgccgtcgcccctCATCAGGGGAAACTTGCCGGTCGGACGCTCGACCTGACGCTCTTTGCCGCGacccaggccgtcgacgtcatcgtcggcgagctgtgGTCCCGGCACAGGGCCCGGCGCACCGCTGCCCGAACATGGACAAAG GCGGAGCAGTTCCTCTCCCAGATGATTGACCCCCTCTCCTTTGTCGCCTCGTGCGGGCTCATCATGTGGGCGTGGTTCTACGCCCCGGACAGCCTGCCGCGGGGATACAACAAATGGATCACGTCGGCCGCCCACGTCGACCTGCGGCTCATCGAGGCTCTCCGCCGCTTCAAGACCAAGGAACTTCGGTACcgcgaggagacggggcAGACCTCCCTCCTTGGGTCCATGTGCGAACACTACGGGCTCCCGTACGAATGGGGCGATCCCACCAAGTTCGTGCCCTTCCCCTGCGACATCGTGCACATGGGCAGAGGCCCCTCGTGCGAGTACCACGCCTGGCGCCGCTTCTGGCTGTCGTGGAGGTGGTCCATGTACACGTACCTGCCCCTGGCGCTGGCCCTCCAGCTGCGCAAGCCtacgcgcagcagcccctgGCTGGCGCTCAAGTCGGCCTgccgctcctcggccttccTCGCCACCTACATCACCCTCTTCTACTACGGCGTCTGCCTCGGCCGCACGCGCGTcggcccgcgcctcgtcggcaccgaCACCGCCTGCCGCAaccgcatcgacggcggcatctgcgtcggcgtcggctgctTCCTCTGCGGCTGGAGCGTCCTCATCGagacggccagccgccgcaaggACATggccctcttcgtcgccccgcgcgccatggccacccTCCTACCCCGTCGCTACCCCCTCGAACGCCAGTGGCGCGAGACGCTCGCCTTTGCCGtcagcaccgccgtcgtcttcacctgcgccgccgagaacCCCAAGCGCGTCAGGGGCATGATGGGCGGTATCCTCGGCCTGACGTTGGGACAGTGA
- a CDS encoding uncharacterized protein (COG:J~EggNog:ENOG503P3VQ), protein MLIPKADRKKIHEYLFREGVLVAQKDFNLPKHPDIDTKNLFVIKACQSLNSRGYVKTQFSWQYYYYTLTPEGLDYLREWLHLPAEIVPATHIKQQRSHAPPRGMLGEGERERRPFGRGRGGDRGDREGGYRRRDAGEGKEGGAPGEFAPQFRGGVGRARGGAPPS, encoded by the exons ATGTTGATTCCCAAGGCCGACCGCAAGAAGATCCACGAG TACCTGTTCCGCGAGGGCGTGCTCGTCGCTCAGAAGGACTTCAACCTCCCCAAGCACCCCGATATCGACACGAAGAACCTCTTCGTCATCAAGGCTTGCCAGTCCCTCAACTCCCGCGGCTATGTCAAGACTCAGTTCTCTTGGCAATATTACTACTACACCCTGACCCCCGAGGGTCTCGACTACCTCCGCGAATGGCTTCACCTCCCCGCCGAGATCGTCCCCGCCACGCACATCAAGCAGCAGCGATCGCACGCTCCTCCCCGTGGCAtgctcggcgagggtgagcgcgagcgccggccgttcggccgcggccgtggcggcgaccgTGGCGACCGCGAGGGCGGATACCGAAGGCGGGATgctggcgagggcaaggagggtGGTGCTCCCGGCGAGTTCGCTCCTCAGTT CCGTGGTGGCGTTGGCCGTGCCCGCGGTGGCGCTCCTCCCTCTTAA